The Parabacteroides timonensis sequence ATCTTACAACGAATATCATTAAACAGGCCGCTATCGACAAAGCCAGGGTTAAATCCGGTATTCAAGACACCGACAAACTGTATTTCGAAAATTGATTCATCATTGTTTTCATGAGCCACATCAAAATTCCATGAATAGTCATCCACCAATCTATAATTACCACAATTGCCATTGATTATTTCCGCAAAAGCAGCAGCAGCCTCATCATAATAGGTCGTTTGAGAAGTACCGTATTTAGGTTCTATACCGGAACGATAAAGATATGCTTTCCCTAAAAGAGCACATGCAGAAGCCCTGGTTACACGTCCTTTATTCTTTGCGTCCCAATAATCTTTACCGGGAAGTAAATCTTTGGCCTTAATCAAATCACCAATAATGAAATCCCAGGCTTCTTCGGGAGTTGCCTGCGGCTTATATTCATTGGGGGCTTTAGGTAATTCCTTTATTAAAGGAATATTCCTGTAATTGATAAATAAGAAATAGTGCGTGAATGCACGAAGGAAATAAGCCTCACCTAGATAGGCATCATGCTGCTCTTTATTACTAAATTCAAGATCAGTAAGACTTTCAATCATTTGATTAGCCTGCGACGCGGCCGTATACATCAACTGAAACGGCTGTACCAAAGAATAATACGAAGGTGTGAATTCTTCATTGTAGGCACCGGGTACACCGTAGTCTGCCACAGAACAACCTTCATCACTACGGGTTAACATCAAACCAAAACCACAGGCTCCCAGATTACGGGGAGTAGAGATATATCCATAAATACCCAGAACTCCCTTATTACAATTTTCCGGTGTTGTATAAAATGAATTTACATCCATTTGATTCGGATTGACAGATAATTCGTCAAAAATATCTTCACAAGATGTCATCAAACCGGTAATTATAAAGCCGGTGACTAATAGTACTATTTTATGCAAACTTGTTTTCATATTCATTCAAGTATTAGAAAGTTAAATTAAAACCGATATTATATACCCTGGAGTTCATCGTCGCTTCATGAGGACTCTCCTGAGCCTGCCAGAAACCATCCACTCCCCTATCGAATAAAGCGTTAGAACTTACTTCCGGATCATACAGCGGGTATTTTGTGATAGTGAATAGATTTTGTACTCCTGCATATATCCTGAGAACATCGATATGACATTTCTGTAATAATTTCTTGTCGAAAGAGTACCCTATCTGTAGATTCTTACACCTGAAATATGAACCGTCTTCCACATAAAATGTACTTGGCAACGAATTGATTCCCGAACTATTCTTACTATTCAGCTTAGGTGCTTCCGCATTAATATTCTGAGGAGTCCATGAGTTATAAAAGGCATCTTTCAGAATAGCACTATTGGCACCACCAAAATACCAGTCATACTTCATCAAAGCAAAAACATCATTTCCCTGCGTGCCTTGGAAGAAAGCAGTTAAATCCCAATTCTTATAGCCGACATTGATATTCAAACCATAAGTAAAGTCCGGATGAGGATTACCAATAGCCATTTTATCATTTTCATCGATTTTCCCGTCGGGCTTTCCTGTAAGTACCCCGTCCACGCTACCATTATTATCCTGGAAAATAAAGTTTCCGTCATTATCGAATCCTTCGATTACATATCCCCAGAATGTACCGATAGGAAGTCCCGGCTTTGTAATCGTCGGGCGATCGTTGAATGAACCGCTCATCATTACCTCTGCCTTAATAGGTTGTACACCTTCTCCCAAACTTTTTACGTTATTCTTAAGTGCTGAAATATTGGCCGTTACTCCCAAGCTCCAATCTTTCCAGTCGTTACGGTAACCCATAGTAAATTCAAACCCCTTATTTTCTACAGAAGCCGAGTTAAATACGGGTAAATCACCACCATTAGTCATAATGGTCTGTCCGGATGATGCCAACGGAAGTAGCGGAGCAAGCAGGTCATTGTTATCTTTCCAGAAATATTCGGCTGTAAATGAGACTTTATTGTTCAGGAAAGCCATCTCCAGTGCGATATTTTTCGATATAGACTTCTCCCATGTTAAATTCTCCTGAGCGAATTTAGTAACATAACCATTCATCACACTCTCCTGACCAGTCTGGCTTTCACCAAACACAGAGGGGATAGGACCATAAGCCGTAGAAAGAAACGAATAAGGATCGATAAAGTTAGCTCCCAATTCTCCGTAACTAGCTCTTATCTTCATTCTACTGATCCAACCGACAGTAAAGAAATCTTCTTCATGAATATTCCAACCGATTGATACTGACGGAAAATATCCGACCCTGTTTCCTTTGGCAAATTTTGAAGATTTATCGCTACGGATACTAGCAGAAATAAGATACCGATCTTTGTAATCATAATTCAACCGGGCAAAGAAAGAGAGAAGAGCCGAGTTGTATTCTTCACTCGTAATATCCCCTTTCCCGTTGTAAATGGTAATACTGGGACCACCCAGATCCGTAGACCCCGAACCGATTCCCATCATTCTATAATATTCCCTCATCCAGCTGGTTCCGACCATAGCATCGATTGTATGTCCTGCAAATGTATTTTTGTAGGTCAATATATTATCGATAGTATAGTTAAAACGCTGTCCCCGATTTTCCGAGAGGGAGTTGAGAGTTCTGCTGTAATCAGGATCGGCATCGCCATTTGCATCCCAATTAGAATCGAATGCGATGGAGCGTGAATTATTATTTGTAGAGATATAATCGCCACCCAGTACTAATTTATAATCCAAGCCTTTAAAGAGGTTCAATCCGATATTCAAGCTACCTGTCACATTGACCGTCTTATTTCTCCTGACCATGTTGGAATAGGATGCAAAAGGATTAGTCACTTTGCTTTCGTTCACATAAAACTCTCTGCCTGCCGATACATATCTTCCTTCCGCATCTGTCATAGGTACGGTCGGAATACCCATAACCATTCTGACCTGTGGTTCTTTATTGGTGAAAGCGGTTGAAAGTGTTTCACTGACAGTCAGGCGCCCTTTCTTAAAAGTTCCATTTACCCGCGCATTATACTTCTTAAAACCGGAGAACTCCATAATACCTTGCTGGTCAAAATAACCAATACTGGTATTGAATGTAGAATACTCGCCACCTCCGGAGATAGAGGCATTCAGATTATACATAGGCGCATTCCTCAAATAAGCATCCTGCCAGTCCGTATTGATACCCGGATTGGTCGGATTTATATTTTCCGGAGCCTGCGTCTGGTTGCTGGAGTTAGCCACCAACTGCTTGGTATATTCTCGGTGTTCATTTGCATCCAGGAAATCAAGATACTTGGAGGGTGTCTGCAAAGAATAATTTGCCGAAATCTCCACTTTTGCTTTGCCTTTCTGACCATGTTTGGTAGTAATCAGGACCACTCCATTCGCCGCACGCGAACCATAAATAGCAGCAGCAGAACCATCCTTCAATATCTCCATCGACTCGATATCCGAGGGGTTCAATGAGTTCAGCCCATTGTTGGAGAATGCGCCGTCGATTACATACAGAGGCTCTGTTGCACCGAATGTACCGGCTCCGCGCACAATTATTTTAATATCCGCACCAGCTTCTCCTCCTTTTTGCAATACTTCGACACCAGGGGTACGTCCCTGTAATGCGGATGCGACAGAATGCCCGACCTGCTTATTCAATTCCTGAGCAGGCACAGTAGCAACGGAAGCCGTTAAGCTGGATTTCTTTTGTGTACCATAACCTACAACCACGACTTCATCCAGCTGTTCCATATCCTCTTTAAGGGTTATATTGATCTCTTTTCTTCCCTCTACGTTTACGGTCAGAGATTTATAGCCAATAAAACTGACCGACAGGGATGAACCGGAAGACACTTCCAGCATAAATTTACCGTTCAGGTCCGTTATTGTTCCATTAGTGGTTCCTTTTTCCAGGACAGAAGCCCCAATCACAGGATCTCCCCTTTCATCGGTTATCAATCCGGTTATTTTGTATTTACTTCCGGTAGCCGACTGTCTGGAAATAAGGATATGTGATCCTTGTATAGTAAAAGAACAGCCGGAATTTGCCAACAGTGTCTTCATCAAATCATTGACTGTCGTTTCCTCCGAAACCTGAGGAGCCGGACGCGAAGTATCGAGTATTTTCGCATCATAGTCGACAGACATCTTTGTTTGCTTCTCTATCTGTTCAAACGCAGAACGAAGTGAAAGACCGGTTCCGGTAATATGAACCTTTTGATTCTGTGCTTTTGTCAACGGAGCAAAAGCCAGGAACAGGAATGTAATTAATATACATGAAAAGAATTTTGTCTTTTCCGATTGTATTAGAAAGGTAATTCTCATATCTTTGTATGTTATTATTAATATGAATACTATTTGAATATTTATTGAAATGTTTCTGATGGTATTCTATGATTTCAAAATACGGGGAGGAGATTTTGCAGGTCGCTCTCCCCGTTTTTCTTTTGTATATGCTGTGGTCCTCCTCTCTTTTAATTTATACTGATTGTTTTTCCTGTTATCCGGTATCTGAAATCTTCTATCAGATGTTTTAGGATAAGAAGTGCATCTTCTATACTTTCATCCGGATTGAACTTTACATAATAGGTGCGCCCTTTATATTTTTCTGCATTATAATTAATAGTCACATTATATTTACGTTCCAAAGCGGTAGTCAACTCTTCAAAACTTGCATTTTTGAATATCAAGTAACCATCTTTCCAGGCAGATATCTGCTCAGCGTCCACTACGTTGATCGCCACCCGGTGCGTAAGATGGGAATACACTAATTGTTCATTTGGTTTTAATACAGAAGCCGGATTCTTAACCGATTTCGTATCGACCTGTATACTACCCTCTTCCAATGTCGCAATAGTCTCTGCCGCACTTGGATAAGCATTTACACTAAAGATAGTACCCAAAGCCTGAACATCCAGATGTTGTGTACTTACGATAAATGGCTGGTCCGGATTTTTTGCCACATTAAAACAGGCCTCTCCACTCAGGAAAACCGTACGTGTAGCAGCGGTAAATTCGGAAGGATAAATAAGAACAGACCCTGCGTTTACCCAAACGGTAGAGCCATCAGACAATTTAATTTCTTGTTGATCACCATAGGGTACATAAAATTCCGTCAATTTAGGAGATACAATCTTCACCTCTTGCTCTGAGAAATGTTGAGTTACGAGTACTGTCAATAACCAGACAGCAGCTACTGCGGCATATTTCGTCCAGCGTCCTATCCATGTTCTCCGCGATGTTATTTTACGTGTTTCAGTAATCTGATCCTGTATTTCCGACAGTTTATTCCATGTCTGTTCTGATATTTCAGACGGGCTCTCCTCCCATATTTCCCGCAGAGCATCTTCCTTTTCTTCACGATCCTCCTCCAGACGAAACCAGTAACGGAAACGTAACTGGGTATCCTTGGAAAACCGTTTTCCTACAAATAGCCTGATTATATCCTGTATTTCTTTTTTGTGCATGATTATCGCTTTTTATAAAGAAGAAAGCGAACGCAGGTTTTACACACAGTCTAAATTGATCTTTTTTGAAAAAAACAGAATTAATGAAAAAAGAGTAACAGGGCCACCTTCAACATTTTCCTCAAATCTGCCAGGGCTGTAGTCAAATGGTTCTCCACAGTCCGCTTATTTATATTGAGCCGGCTTGCTATTTCTTCATTGCTTAGACCTTCAATCCGGCTCATACGAAAAATCAACTTCCGTTGAGGTGGCATTTGTTCCACCTTAATATTGACCAATGCCTGCAATTCACTCGCGAATAACTGTTCTTCCAGGTCATCGGACACCGAAGGTGACAGAAATTGCGTTGTCCCATACTTCTTTTGCACCAATGAATGGTCATAATAATTATACAATATATTACGCGCCATCTGATAAAGATAAGACTGGAACGACCGTATACCAGAAAGTTTACTTCTGTTATTCCAAAGATTGAAAAAAAGATCCTGTGCCAGGTCTTGCGCGATCTCATCATCGTGTACAAAACCGGCAAAAAAATAAACAAGTTTAGGCTGATATCGCAAAAACAATAACTCAAAAGCTTTTGAGTCACCGTTACTTAACGCCTTTACATACTCATCTTCCTTAGATGTATTAATCATAACAGGTAACTTCTCATCTATCGATAAAACTGTTCATTAATCGTACTAAAACTACTTATGTGGTATTTTATTAGAGGCAAATATAAAAAATAATTGTATCTGGAGGGTCGAACGGCATAAAATAAAAAAGGCTATCCATCACGGACAGCCAATCTTCATTGTTAACCTTAAATCTAATACCATGAAAAACACGATGCAAATATAGAAGTTTTATGTTATGCAGCATAATATTTCACTTGGAAATCTCATTTATTTAACCAGGTTTAACAAATACATGCTATAAAACATCTTTCTAGAACAGTTTTACCTCTTCTAACGCTACTTCATTCTTGCATCGGCTCCCCACATCAGCTTCTCACGAAGTGTCTGATAGAAGGTATGATTATATCTTTTTATCACTTTCGTGGTATAATCGGCTTTCGTTATCGTCAACTGGATACCTGCCGGAAAGACTTCCGAACGACCATCCAAAGAAACCAGAAAGGATTTGTTACGACTTTCAACCCCTAATGTGATCGTATAGTTATCCGGTATGATCAGCGGACGCACATTCAGGGAGTGGGGCGCAACAGGACTCAGTACCAGATTTTTGCTTTGAGGAATGATGATCGGACCGTTCACACTCATAGAGTAAGCAGTCGAACCTGTCGGCGTTGCGATCAACAGACCGTCAGCCTGATAAGATGCCAGGTATTCATCATTCAGGGAAGTATGGATCGTGATCATCGAAGAGGTATCGCGCTTTAGGATCGCAATCTCATTCAAGGCATAATTGTAACCGCGAAATACCCGCCCTTCCGTATAAAGCCGCAACAGCGTGCGTTCTTCTATCTTATAATAGTTCTTGAACAATTCGTCCAGCGTATCCTCTATATCATTACCTCCCACATCGGCAAGAAATCCCAGCCGTCCGGTATTAATACCCAGTATAGGGATATCCTGACGGTTCACACGTGCCGCCGTCCGCAGAAACGTACCGTCGCCACCGACGCTCAGAGCTACATCGAGATCAAAATGATCGTCCGTCAGCAATCCTGCAATGGGAGGTTCATAATTCAAGCCATCAGCTAGAAAATTATAAAAACGGACATCCACATAGATCTCCGCCTCCTGCGATATCAGCTTTTCAAACAGCCGTTTTATCTGACTTTGTTTCTCGACCTGATACTCGCTGCCAAATATGCCTACTTTCATACTTAAATCCGATTAAATATTCATATAATGCAACAACTCGTTCATCCGCTGCTGCAACAGATCATCCACCATCCCTTTTTCCATGAAATAATAGAGGACGGTATAATTGAAACGCTCGAAACTACGGATCACCGGCGAAGCATCCTCCAGGTCGATCTTAATAATAAGATGTAACCTTCCGGTATCTTTATCCGTGTACGAAAGCAGATTCAATACATGCGCATTATTCGATTCGATCAAACGGGCAATATCCGTCAGTGAATAATCCTGCGGCATCACCTCCAGAACAAACACACTGCCCGAAGTTTCGGCATTACATAATTCCGAAAGAATATCGATCAGTTTCTCTCTTGTAATCGCCCCCTGATACTCCCCTTCCGGACTGACCACCGGTAACAGGCTCAACTGGTAGCGAGCGATCAGCGCAAGCGCCTCATGGATATGCGTATTCTCCGTCACACTGGGAGCAAACAGAACCGGCTCGCCAATCGTTGCCGCAGGATCAGGCATAGCCATCAGATCCTTTTCCGAGATCAGGCAACGGTATATCCCCTCGCTCAACAAAGGCAGATGTTTTAACTTAAAATCATCCATCAATGCCAACGCGTATTCCCCTGTGTCAAAACTTTTTAACACGGGAAGTTCCTTCGTTATGAAATCTTTCACCAACATTATTCTGTTAATTCCCTTAATTCTGCTAAATTTGCCGATACTTTTGTGCAAATGTAATGAAAGAAAAAAGATATAACGATATACGATGACAAATTTAAGTGTAAACATTAACAAGGTTGCAACCATCCGTAACGCACGCGGAGGTAACATGCCTGACATTTTAAAAGTAGCTCAAGATTGCGAAAATTTCGGTGCACAAGGAATTACAGTCCATCCACGTCCGGACGAACGACATATCAAATACAGTGACGTGTACGCGTTGAAACCTCTTATCAGGACAGAATTTAACATTGAGGGCTATCCCTGTAACAATTTTATAGACCTGGTATTAAAAGTAAAACCGACACAAGTGACACTGGTTCCGGATGCACCCGATGCCGTCACCTCCAATGCCGGTTGGGATGTAAAGGCTAACTTCGACCTGTTGAGTGAGCTGGTCGATACGTTCACTGCACAGGGAATCCGCACCTCTATCTTCGTTGGAACCGACCTGGCCAACATCGAACTGGCGGCAAAAACAGGTACCGACCGCATCGAACTGTACACAGAGCCTTATGCGACCAATTACCCGGTAAACAAGGAAGAAGCCATCGCTCCTTTCGTTGCTGCCGCACAACTGGCAAAGAATCTGGGAATGGGAGTCAATGCAGGCCACGACCTGAGCCTGGAAAACCTGGCGTGGTTCAGTCAGAACATACCCTGGCTGGAAGAGGTTTCCATCGGTCATGCCCTGATCTGCGACGCGTTGTATCACGGATTGCAGGAGACCATTTCATTATATAAAGCATGCTTGCAACAATAAGAACGAACTAATATTAACGAATAAGTATACAAATCTATGAGTATTTTACTTTCCCTACAGGCAGTAGGGGCACAGACAGCAGAGCAGATGCCGGATCTGACGGCAGTAACAGTCCCCACTGAAGCAGAGATCAATGTAATAGACCTTGCATTCAAAGGAGGGTGGATCATGGTTGTACTATTGCTGTTATCACTAATGGCAGGCTACATCTTCATCCAGCGTTTATTAGTTATCCGCCGTGCGGGTAAAGAAGATCAGAATTTCATGAACCGTATCAAAGACTATATCCACGAAGGGAAAGTGGACTCGGCACTGAACCTGTGCCGTAGCACCAACACCCCTTCCGCCCGTATGATCGAAAAGGGTATCACCCGTCTGGGACGCCCGATGAACGATGTACTCGTTGCCATCGAAAACGTGGGTAACCTGGAAATTGCGAAACTCGAAAAAGGCTTCCCGCTGATCGCTACAACAGCAGCCGGAGCTCCTATGTTGGGTTTCCTCGGAACGGTAACCGGTATGGTACGCGCCTTCTTCGATATGGCGAATGCCGGAACGAACGTTGACGTATCCTTATTGTCCGGAGGTATTTACGAAGCACTTGTAACCACCGTCGGCGGTCTGGTAGTCGGTATCATCACCCTGTTTGCTTACAACTACCTGGTTTCACAGGTCGACAACGTGGTGAACAAGATGGAAGCCCGCACCATGGAATTTATGGATTTATTGAACGAACCGGCTAATTAACAAAACGAATGGCACTAAAACGAAGAACAAAAGTAAACGAAGCCTTCAGCATGGCCTCCATGACCGACGTCATATTCCTGCTGTTGATCTTCTTTATGGTCACCTCTACGGTAGTCATTCCGAATGCCATCAAGGTAACATTGCCGCAGGCGAAGAAGCAGACGGCAGCCAAACCGCTCACGCGGGTTACCATCGATGCCAACCTGAATTACTACGTAGCATTCGGTAACCAGCGGGAAACGCAGGTCACGTTCGACGAGATCACCCCGTTCCTGCAAGACAGTTACGCAAAAGAGCCCGAAATGTTCGTCGCCCTTTATGCAGACGAGACAGTTCCTTATAAAGAAATCGTAAAGATCCTGAACATAGCGAACGAAAACAAATTCAAGATGGTGCTTGCCACCCGTGCGCAGAAATAACAGATATGAAATTCAACAAAGATGACATATACAGTATAACCGGTTCGGTCGCATTTCACCTGGCGATCTTCCTGATCCTGTTGTTCACGGTACTACGTACGGAAATTCCGGAAGAAGACGGGGGTGTCCTTGTCAACTTCGGGAATGTAAACTCCGCCGCCGGTACCTTCGAACCTAAATACACCGGACAGGAACTGCCCCAGGAGACGACCACTCCTCCACCGCCACCCACTCCGCCGGTAGAAACACCGAAAGAGGAAGTGATCACGCAGGACATCGAAGAGAGTGTTGCCATAGCAGATGCTAAAAAGAAAGAAGAGCAACGCAAGAAGGAAGAAGAGCGTAAACGGAAAGAGGAAGAGGATCGTCGCAAACGGGAAGAGGCCGAAAAGAAACGCCTGGAAGAAGAACGTCGCAAGAAAGAACAGGCCATCAGCAACCGTGTTGCCGGAGCATTTGGTATCGGCGGAGCTGAAGGAAACAGCCAGGGCGATGCAGAAAGCGGTACAGGTAACCAGGGAAGTCCGTTCGGTAACTCCGACCACGGAGCCAACGAAGGCGTAGGCGGATACGGTTCATTCAACCTGAACGGTCGTTCTATCGGAGCCGGAGGCTTGCCCCGCCCCGCTTACACGATCCAGGAAGAAGGAAAGATCGTGATCAACATTACAGTAGACCCGAAAGGGAATGTAATATTTACAGAAATAGGTAGAGGTACCAACATCGACAACGCTTCCATGCGTAAAAGTGCGTTGGATGCCGCCAAACGTGCTAAGTTCAATAGCATCAACGGGGCAAACAACCAGAGCGGTACGATAACCTACGTATATAAACTTAAATAAGTGGACAGATGACAGTGGACAGTTGACAGTTTTTGTCGCTAAATTAACTGTCAACTGTCATCTCTCAACTGTCAACTAAAAAAGGAGGTAATATGAAGAAAGCAATTGTATTTTTAGCCAACGGCTTCGAAGAAATGGAAGCCCTGGGCACAGTCGATATCCTGCGCCGCGGAGGTATCGAAGTGACAACTGTTTCCATCACAGACAATCCTGTTGTAACAGGAGCACATAATGTTCCGGTTACCGCTGATACAACGCTGGGAAAAGCAGACCTGGCCGGAGCCGATGCACTTGTACTGCCCGGCGGTATGCCCGGAGCAGCCAACCTGAATGATTCGGAGCCGGTAAAAGAAGTCCTGTTGCAGCAATACCGTGAAGGAAAGATCGTTGCCGCCATCTGTGCAGCTCCGATGGTACTGGGCGGATTGGGATTGCTGAAAGGCCGTAACGCTACCTGCTATCCGGGTTTCGAACCGAAGCTGATCGGAGCTAATACAACCGGTGAAGCTGTTGAAGTTTCCGACAATGTGATTACCGGCAAAGGTCCTGGACTGGTCATTAACTTCGGTCTTGCCCTGGTAGCTGCTATCAAAAGCCAGGCTGTAGCCGAAGAAGTTGCCGCCGGATTGTTGGTTTAATCATCTGAAATAATATTTAAGAGCCGTGATATTACCTGATAATATCGCGGCTTTTTTGTATGTTTGCAGCCGTTTTAGCAAAAGGTAAAAAGGAAAAAGATGAACAACAATTTGAAAGGATTCGTATACGGCATTGCCACTTCGGCTACATTCGGTTTGATACCATTATTTACTTTGCCGCTGATGGCAAAGGGGATGCAGTTCGATTCGATCCTGTTCTACCGTTTCCTTTTTGCATCGATAGCCCTTGTCGGTATCATGGCGGTGAAAAAGGAATCCATGCGTATCGACAAAAAAGATATTCCCGTACTGATATTGCTCGGCTTCTTTTACACGGCATCCGCCATGTTCCTTTTCTGGGGATATAATTTCATGTCGGCAGGGATAGCCACGACATTGCATTTCACCTATCCTATATTCGTCACCCTCCTTATGCTTGTGTTTTTCCGCGAAAAGACATCGTGGGTCACGTTGCTGGCTATCTGCCTGGCTATCTGCGGAGTTGCCCGCCTGTCTATCAACGAGGGAGAAATGAAACTGAGTGCATTGGGTATCTTTATCGTACTGCTTTCGGCTGTCGGGTATGCTCTTTATATCACGACCGTCAATAAATCGAGAGTGCACAATATGACGGGTAGGAAACTGACGTTCTACGTATTCATTGTTAGCACCTTCCTGTTTGCCATCAAAGCAAGTACGAATGAGGGTATACACCCCATTCCCGATGCTATGTCGGTTGTCAACCTGATCCTGCTGGCTATCGTACCAACAGTGATATCCAACATTACGCTCGTACTGGCTGTGCACAATATCGGTGGCACACTCACTGCCGTATTGGGAGCCATGGAACCGGTCACAGCTGTGTTCGTCGGTGTATTGGTATTCGGCGAACTGTTCACATTCAATCTGGCTATCGGTATCCTGCTTATCATCATAGCAGTGACAATGATTATCCTATCCAAAACAATACAAAAAAACCTACGCAATTTACGCAGGGTTCTTTTGCATTATCCCAAACACTGATTATTATTTTTGCTTGTTCATGGCTTTCAATGAATCTTTACCGGCTCTGAACTTAACACTCGTTCAGGAAGTTATCTGGCAGCTTTCTCCCGTGCGGGGATTTCGTCCCAGCCGCTGACTTTGCGCCCACGGACGAAAAGAATCAAAGCCCTGCAGGGTTATCCCTTCCCCGTCGCTTAACCCTTCCGCCATAGCATCCAATACAACATCCACCATCCAACAACAACACTCCGTACATCAGGTATGGGCAGCTACATGTTTTATTAGATCTGTTTTGTTCATTATTTTCTAAAGTTTAAGATGCTACCGCCCCCTTTGTCTGACTAATATGCAATGTATCGCGAGCTGTCACATCGGCGAAGTTACGAATCAGGAGAGATCGGCTGTACTTTCCCTGCCGGCCTTTCGTTTACGAACGACCAACGTTGTCATGTTATCGAAAACATTCTGAGTCATACTTATTCATTTAATGATTCAAATGAACAAATATACGACACAGGAAGTTGCAGCTATAATCCTGTCGTTAAGGCGATTAGTAGTACAGACAATAAGAGGGTGAAGAAAAAGACATTGCGGGCGGTATGGGCTAGGGTCCGGTTGAGTTTGCGGCCTTCAAAGCGGTAAAGT is a genomic window containing:
- a CDS encoding RagB/SusD family nutrient uptake outer membrane protein gives rise to the protein MKTSLHKIVLLVTGFIITGLMTSCEDIFDELSVNPNQMDVNSFYTTPENCNKGVLGIYGYISTPRNLGACGFGLMLTRSDEGCSVADYGVPGAYNEEFTPSYYSLVQPFQLMYTAASQANQMIESLTDLEFSNKEQHDAYLGEAYFLRAFTHYFLFINYRNIPLIKELPKAPNEYKPQATPEEAWDFIIGDLIKAKDLLPGKDYWDAKNKGRVTRASACALLGKAYLYRSGIEPKYGTSQTTYYDEAAAAFAEIINGNCGNYRLVDDYSWNFDVAHENNDESIFEIQFVGVLNTGFNPGFVDSGLFNDIRCKMCIMNKNRNSNGSAQVMHNWLYDTFVASKTVDGKTDPRMFGSFVFNDNAPEIIKPDGLKVTFLENKDWATEMGSPDGTFGDQYELAAGYKMCSKKWLDWTLPPTDDAGAHFFNGRAQGVNWRMIRYSDVLLMYAEAVVMGGKAVANITPLEAINQVRDRAGVSHITEANMETIENERILELTYEGFRFFDLLRWGKVTERFRELEASDPLFKKFSRAQYMGFQENKNEWIPLPIDEVEGNPYIIKNNPGW
- a CDS encoding SusC/RagA family TonB-linked outer membrane protein translates to MRITFLIQSEKTKFFSCILITFLFLAFAPLTKAQNQKVHITGTGLSLRSAFEQIEKQTKMSVDYDAKILDTSRPAPQVSEETTVNDLMKTLLANSGCSFTIQGSHILISRQSATGSKYKITGLITDERGDPVIGASVLEKGTTNGTITDLNGKFMLEVSSGSSLSVSFIGYKSLTVNVEGRKEINITLKEDMEQLDEVVVVGYGTQKKSSLTASVATVPAQELNKQVGHSVASALQGRTPGVEVLQKGGEAGADIKIIVRGAGTFGATEPLYVIDGAFSNNGLNSLNPSDIESMEILKDGSAAAIYGSRAANGVVLITTKHGQKGKAKVEISANYSLQTPSKYLDFLDANEHREYTKQLVANSSNQTQAPENINPTNPGINTDWQDAYLRNAPMYNLNASISGGGEYSTFNTSIGYFDQQGIMEFSGFKKYNARVNGTFKKGRLTVSETLSTAFTNKEPQVRMVMGIPTVPMTDAEGRYVSAGREFYVNESKVTNPFASYSNMVRRNKTVNVTGSLNIGLNLFKGLDYKLVLGGDYISTNNNSRSIAFDSNWDANGDADPDYSRTLNSLSENRGQRFNYTIDNILTYKNTFAGHTIDAMVGTSWMREYYRMMGIGSGSTDLGGPSITIYNGKGDITSEEYNSALLSFFARLNYDYKDRYLISASIRSDKSSKFAKGNRVGYFPSVSIGWNIHEEDFFTVGWISRMKIRASYGELGANFIDPYSFLSTAYGPIPSVFGESQTGQESVMNGYVTKFAQENLTWEKSISKNIALEMAFLNNKVSFTAEYFWKDNNDLLAPLLPLASSGQTIMTNGGDLPVFNSASVENKGFEFTMGYRNDWKDWSLGVTANISALKNNVKSLGEGVQPIKAEVMMSGSFNDRPTITKPGLPIGTFWGYVIEGFDNDGNFIFQDNNGSVDGVLTGKPDGKIDENDKMAIGNPHPDFTYGLNINVGYKNWDLTAFFQGTQGNDVFALMKYDWYFGGANSAILKDAFYNSWTPQNINAEAPKLNSKNSSGINSLPSTFYVEDGSYFRCKNLQIGYSFDKKLLQKCHIDVLRIYAGVQNLFTITKYPLYDPEVSSNALFDRGVDGFWQAQESPHEATMNSRVYNIGFNLTF
- a CDS encoding FecR family protein; the encoded protein is MHKKEIQDIIRLFVGKRFSKDTQLRFRYWFRLEEDREEKEDALREIWEESPSEISEQTWNKLSEIQDQITETRKITSRRTWIGRWTKYAAVAAVWLLTVLVTQHFSEQEVKIVSPKLTEFYVPYGDQQEIKLSDGSTVWVNAGSVLIYPSEFTAATRTVFLSGEACFNVAKNPDQPFIVSTQHLDVQALGTIFSVNAYPSAAETIATLEEGSIQVDTKSVKNPASVLKPNEQLVYSHLTHRVAINVVDAEQISAWKDGYLIFKNASFEELTTALERKYNVTINYNAEKYKGRTYYVKFNPDESIEDALLILKHLIEDFRYRITGKTISIN
- a CDS encoding RNA polymerase sigma-70 factor, producing the protein MINTSKEDEYVKALSNGDSKAFELLFLRYQPKLVYFFAGFVHDDEIAQDLAQDLFFNLWNNRSKLSGIRSFQSYLYQMARNILYNYYDHSLVQKKYGTTQFLSPSVSDDLEEQLFASELQALVNIKVEQMPPQRKLIFRMSRIEGLSNEEIASRLNINKRTVENHLTTALADLRKMLKVALLLFFH
- a CDS encoding NAD kinase, whose amino-acid sequence is MKVGIFGSEYQVEKQSQIKRLFEKLISQEAEIYVDVRFYNFLADGLNYEPPIAGLLTDDHFDLDVALSVGGDGTFLRTAARVNRQDIPILGINTGRLGFLADVGGNDIEDTLDELFKNYYKIEERTLLRLYTEGRVFRGYNYALNEIAILKRDTSSMITIHTSLNDEYLASYQADGLLIATPTGSTAYSMSVNGPIIIPQSKNLVLSPVAPHSLNVRPLIIPDNYTITLGVESRNKSFLVSLDGRSEVFPAGIQLTITKADYTTKVIKRYNHTFYQTLREKLMWGADARMK
- a CDS encoding CBS domain-containing protein — translated: MLVKDFITKELPVLKSFDTGEYALALMDDFKLKHLPLLSEGIYRCLISEKDLMAMPDPAATIGEPVLFAPSVTENTHIHEALALIARYQLSLLPVVSPEGEYQGAITREKLIDILSELCNAETSGSVFVLEVMPQDYSLTDIARLIESNNAHVLNLLSYTDKDTGRLHLIIKIDLEDASPVIRSFERFNYTVLYYFMEKGMVDDLLQQRMNELLHYMNI